The following are encoded in a window of Pieris napi chromosome 23, ilPieNapi1.2, whole genome shotgun sequence genomic DNA:
- the LOC125061243 gene encoding leucine-rich repeat extensin-like protein 3, with translation MARGVLQWFSVLLIGAALAQPVPDPQYPCDPCADPCDPCPEPEPDPCDPCPPPCPDPCDPCPQPCEPCQEQGVVQIKPCNPNGPDVNYVYGRAPYGSVLVKPGQIRFPRPAPIVVRPGTVTPPNPPTIFVKPAPVQPPTPAPIYVKPQRVHPPTPAPITVRPAPVYPPRPRPILVRPPPVVPPRIPPIRVQPQKVCPPTPPALVVQPPKLIVPQPPIICFKPNPTIPVRTCGCARISLYNPCPPPPPPCEPPLPPCPCLL, from the exons ATGGCGAGGGGTGTGTTGCAGTGGTTTTCTG TTCTCCTAATCGGTGCGGCACTAGCACAGCCGGTCCCGGATCCACAATACCCATGTGATCCCTGCGCGGACCCGTGCGACCCATGCCCCGAACCAGAACCAGACCCATGCGATCCTTGCCCGCCACCATGCCCAGACCCTTGCGACCCATGCCCTCAGCCATGCGAGCCATGCCAGGAACAAGGTGTCGTGCAGATCAAGCCGTGCAACCCTAATGGGCCTGACGTGAATTATGTCTATGGTCGTGCACCGTATG GCTCAGTGCTAGTAAAACCGGGGCAAATACGTTTCCCCCGACCAGCACCAATTGTGGTACGTCCAGGGACAGTGACGCCACCAAATCCTCCCACCATATTTGTCAAACCTGCCCCAGTGCAACCACCAACACCGGCACCGATATACGTCAAGCCACAACGAGTGCATCCACCGACGCCCGCACCCATTACTGTGAGACCTGCCCCCGTTTACCCCCCAAGGCCAAGACCCATTCTTGTAAGACCCCCACCGGTTGTGCCTCCTAGGATACCACCGATCAGA GTACAACCACAAAAGGTCTGCCCACCAACACCACCCGCTCTCGTGGTCCAACCACCAAAACTAATCGTCCCACAACCCCCCATCATCTGTTTTAAGCCAAACCCAACAATACCAGTGCGAACATGTGGTTGTGCACGCATAAGCCTATACAACCCATGTCCACCACCACCTCCACCATGCGAACCACCACTCCCACCATGCCCCTGCCTTTTATAG